A window of Trichoderma atroviride chromosome 3, complete sequence contains these coding sequences:
- a CDS encoding uncharacterized protein (EggNog:ENOG41~SECRETED:SignalP(1-18)~TransMembrane:1 (n4-14c32/33o252-275i)): MLPLQLCWLLLMLATCTSLEQLLPLASTLVDSAQNQRALPVSPSTRLFSAEQLHHPLLPLSTLPPDATCGFISGLAGAGYTCGVGATCVFFTASQSSQAPGHVACCNSNECNARNVCIDYNEYFSQSKCDNGCAVDTFTLKCTSTDAPYCNTISFPGDIMDVFCNNVNITGIQAALTTYRGESSRTFRPLTLTDNEATTTTDDPTSTGLTSSSSPSASGTGGGGSSGDNNGSSGDNDNGSKNSGGSKSNTGAIVGGVVGGVGGLALIGLAVFFFLRRRNSAAAGHEPVSQNAPPPVIYPAPGMQQSPPDLL; encoded by the exons ATGCTGCCTTTGCAgctctgctggctgctgttgatgctcgCAACTTGCACCAGCCTAGAGCAACTGCTGCCTCTGGCTTCGACTTTGGTGGATTCAGCCCAAAACCAACGAGCCCTCCCAGTTTCCCCTTCCACCAGGCTCTTCAGCGCCGAGCAGCTTCATCATCCACTCCTACCGTTGTCTACGTTGCCCCCCGATGCCACCTGTGGTTTTATTTCCGGTCTTGCGGGTGCGGGATACACTTGTGGTGTTGGCGCAACTTGTGTTTTCTTCACCGCGTCCCAATCGTCCCAAGCCCCAGGACATGTTGCCTGCTGCAACTCAAACGAATGCAATGCCAGAAACGTCTGTATCGATTACAATGAGTATTTCAGCCAGAGCAAATGCGACAATGGTTGTGCTGTTGATACTTTCACTCTCAAATG CACAAGCACAGACGCCCCTTACTGCAATACGATTTCCTTCCCAGGAGACATCATGGACGTCTTCTGTAATAATGTGAACATCACCGGCATCCAGGCCGCGTTGACGACATACCGTGGCGAATCCTCCAGGACGTTCCGCCCTCTCACGTTGACAGACAATGAGGCTACTACTACCACTGATGATCCTACTTCGACTGGTCTCACCTCTTCTTCTAGCCCATCAGCATCTGGcactggtggtggtggtagcagCGGCGACAACAACGGAAGCAGCGGTGACAACGACAATGGTAGCAAAAACAGCGGTGGCTCCAAGAGCAACACTGGAGCTATTGTTGGAGGAGTTGTCGGTGGTGTCGGTGGACTTGCTTTGATCGGCcttgccgtcttcttcttcctccgccGTAGGAACTCAGCTGCCGCCGGACACGAGCCAGTGAGCCAGaacgctcctcctcctgtcaTTTATCCGGCTCCCGGGATGCAACAGAGCCCCCCAGACCTACTATAA
- a CDS encoding uncharacterized protein (EggNog:ENOG41~BUSCO:EOG092D4TKE) encodes MGWLWTSLPPKPPADQPSSSPSSASPLPPASSSSIPSSSQAPNEPVDPEIQKLLDLFNKSDDTPKSSSSSSSNQPPSAVTSWLSSKFSSAPEALPVPPLDPVSESLLPTDMSCRQAFDQAWSCNSLGGQWNAVYRNGEMRSCSHLWDDFWFCMRTKSFSGTIKENAVREHYRRKEYEKYYAPGSHSSEEIWEAREHKVAPGSAFSEAIEIAQVDDDEWRRLEDERRRKIRQDLGYEKKS; translated from the coding sequence ATGGGCTGGCTCTGGACATCATTGCCCCCCAAACCTCCCGCCGACCAACCCTcgtcctctccttcttctgcctctcctcTACCTCCagcatcctcctcctcaataCCCAGCTCATCTCAAGCTCCCAACGAGCCCGTCGATCCCGAGATCCAAAAACTCCTCGACCTCTTCAACAAATCCGACGACACCCCcaaatcttcctcttcctcttcttcaaatcaGCCCCCCTCAGCCGTCACCTCATGGCTCTCCTCCAAATTCTCCTCCGCCCCCGAAGCCCTCCCCGTCCCGCCCCTCGACCCCGTCAGCGAATCCCTCCTCCCAACCGACATGTCCTGCCGCCAGGCCTTTGACCAGGCCTGGTCCTGCAACTCGCTCGGCGGCCAGTGGAACGCCGTCTACCGCAACGGCGAGATGCGCTCCTGCAGCCACCTGTGGGACGATTTCTGGTTCTGCATGCGCACAAAGAGCTTCTCCGGCACCATCAAGGAGAACGCCGTCCGCGAGCACTACCGCCGCAAGGAGTACGAAAAGTACTACGCTCCCGGCAGCCATAGCAGCGAGGAGATTTGGGAGGCGAGGGAGCACAAGGTGGCTCCGGGCAGTGCCTTTTCCGAGGCCATTGAGATTGCGCaggttgatgacgatgagtgGAGGAGGTTGGAGgacgagaggagaaggaagataCGCCAGGATTTGGGATATGAAAAGAAGTCATGA
- a CDS encoding uncharacterized protein (EggNog:ENOG41~TransMembrane:1 (i321-338o)) encodes MIPSQRLASLAARSNGTRALRSWPATRLHVARRQADHGLMRYRAGQRAWEATVAAPVNDEARKQDLTPSEEQESGRFDVKPNEAILFFDNLFPIRLSSLLSRQVETDRHVSDLLKRFNSSSLGIMDPIQLVKRAIPKNLPIKVTEILPRLKDGGAFVKFEYDSSLSVSEIEAKLLNKLKEEPIKPWFNPFRGIKARTVRGVPWLEDLHRYPSQMLMVEFVPPEPGAAAEELPEEVLYSLFRRYGKIADIIPQPADSKLTPRYAQIGFPGLRDTIMARNCLHGFVVNEAQGGGKNGTKLRLSYVQKEKAHSIWNWLTTHPRIVIPIVAALIAGVSVVIFDPIREFFITVHVQHSLRYTDWRIYKWFKSQAGTFSFYRKEEHIEGLGTIWKHRKDLIEQLQSWLDGSSDTFIVVTGPRGSGKAEMVMTQTLNDRKNVVLIDCKPIIEANGEAGTIKRLAAAVGYRPVFSWANNISSMIDLAVQGTTGVKSGFSETLESQLNKILHTTASALKSVALSARHKSDKDASLSEDAYLEAHPEQRPIIVVDNFLHKNEESSIVYDMIAEWAATIVQNNVAHVVFLTSDSAYSKSLTKAMPDRVFRTLSLGDLDVDVAKNFVVTRVEEGLKREALEEAEQGIDEKQQSKRPNMAGLDEGIRVLGGRLTDLEFLARRLKAGQAPREAVEEIVTEDATDIVKMYLLGRTADADRRWSTEQAWHLIKALADNPTLRYHQVLLTPTFASSLTSFANDGEAAIESLAGAELITVNTHQGRPQTITAGKPLHQAAFGVLVKDRVLRAKMDLAVLTEMSKVEAKNIDAVEKELQLLGGLPRHTGESAGRVMYLLSKLDVGQRKIAKMDYEMAGLKKILNEEF; translated from the exons ATGATTCCCTCGCAACGGCTTGCGTCGCTGGCGGCGCGATCCAACGGCACCCGAGCGCTGCGATCGTGGCCTGCGACTCGACTTCATGTGGCCAGGAGACAGGCCGACCATGGGCTGATGCGATATCGAGCTGGGCAGCGGGCCTGGGAGGCGACAGTGGCGGCGCCTGTGAATGATGAAGCGAGGAAGCAGGATTTGACGCCCTCGGAAGAGCAGGAGAGCGGGCGGTTCGACGTCAAGCCCAATGAGGCGATTCTCTTTTTCGATA ACTTGTTTCCCATCAGACTCAGTTCGCTGTTGAGTCGTCAGGTAGAGACGGATAGACACGTGTCAGACCTACTCAAGCGCTTCAACAGCTCCTCTTTGGGGATCATGGATCCCATTCAATTGGTAAAGAGGGCCATACCAAAGAACTTGCCTATCAAGGTGACAGAGATTCTGCCGCGACTCAAAGACGGTGGAGCCTTTGTCAAATTTGAGTACGATTCTAGCCTGAGTGTATCGGAGATTGAAG CCAAGCTGCTAAACAAGCTTAAAGAAGAGCCCATCAAACCGTGGTTCAATCCGTTTCGCGGAATCAAAGCTCGTACTGTCCGCGGCGTTCCCTGGTTAGAGGATCTTCATCGCTACCCCTCCCAGATGCTCATGGTCGAATTTGTCCCCCCTGAACCGggtgccgctgctgaagagCTTCCCGAAGAGGTTCTCTATAGCTTGTTCCGTCGATACGGCAAAATTGCAGACATTATCCCTCAGCCTGCTGATTCAAAGCTCACGCCGAGATATGCTCAGATTGGCTTTCCTGGGTTACGTGATACTATCATGGCTCGAAACTGTCTGCATGGTTTTGTCGTCAACGAAGCTCAGGGAGGTGGCAAGAACGGAACCAAACTGCGGCTCTCTTACGTGCAGAAGGAAAAGGCCCACAGCATCTGGAACTGGCTTACAACACATCCCCGAATTGTCATTCCAATCGTGGCGGCTCTCATCGCAGGTGTCTCAGTCGTCATCTTTGATCCTATCCGAGAGTTCTTCATcacagtacatgtacagcaCTCTCTTCGCTACACTGACTGGAGGATTTACAAGTGGTTCAAGTCACAGGCGGGtaccttttctttctacaggaaagaagagcataTAGAAGGCCTTGGCACAATATGGAAACACCGCAAAGACCTCATTGAGCAGCTTCAAAGCTGGCTGGACGGCAGCTCCGATACTTTTATTGTCGTCACTGGTCCCAGAGGCTCAGGAAAGGCAGAGATGGTAATGACCCAAACTCTGAACGACCGCAAGAATGTAGTCCTCATCGACTGCAAGCCCATTATAGAAGCCAATGGTGAAGCTGGTACAATCAAGAGGCTTGCAGCCGCAGTTGGATATCGCCCGGTATTCTCGTGGGCAAACAACATTAGCAGCATGATTGATCTTGCGGTTCAGGGCACAACTGGTGTCAAGTCTGGATTTTCCGAGACTCTGGAATCGCAGCTAAACAAGATCTTGCATACTACTGCTTCAGCTCTCAAGAGCGTCGCACTTTCGGCTCGACACAAGTCAGACAAGGACGCCAGTCTCTCCGAAGATGCCTACTTGGAAGCGCACCCGGAGCAGCGACCAATCATTGTTGTTGACAACTTCCTCCATAAAAATGAAGAGTCTAGCATTGTCTATGACATGATTGCGGAGTGGGCAGCGACTATAGTGCAGAATAACGTTGCCCACGTTGTATTCCTCACCAGCGACTCCGCTTACTCAAAGTCACTCACAAAAGCTATGCCAGACCGAGTTTTCCGCACCCTATCACTGGGCGACTTGGATGTCGATGTCGCAAAGAACTTTGTCGTCACCCGCGTAGAAGAGGGTCTAAAACGTGAGGCTCTAGAAGAAGCGGAACAAGGCATAGACGAGAAGCAACAATCCAAGCGACCGAACATGGCTGGACTGGACGAAGGCATAAGGGTGCTGGGAGGCCGTCTGACAGACCTTGAGTTTCTCGCTCGACGACTCAAGGCGGGACAAGCTCCTCGCGAGGCAGTGGAAGAAATCGTCACTGAAGATGCGACAGACATTGTCAAGATGTATCTTCTTGGAAGGACAGCCGACGCGGACAGGAGATGGTCTACCGAACAAGCGTGGCACCTGATCAAAGCCCTCGCCGATAATCCGACTTTGCGATACCACCAAGTCCTTCTCACACCCACATTTGCCTCTTCCCTCACCTCCTTTGCAAACGACGGAGAAGCCGCCATCGAGAGCCTTGCCGGCGCCGAGCTCATCACAGTCAACACCCACCAGGGACGACCTCAGACCATCACGGCTGGCAAACCGCTCCACCAGGCGGCATTCGGCGTGCTCGTCAAGGACCGCGTGCTTCGCGCAAAGATGGACTTGGCGGTGCTGACTGAAATGTCAAAGGTGGAGGCCAAGAACATTGATGCCGTGGAaaaggagctgcagctgctgggcgGCCTGCCACGACATACGGGAGAGTCGGCGGGTCGGGTCATGTATCTGCTGAGCAAGTTGGATGTGGGACAGAGAAAGATTGCAAAGATGGATTATGAGATGGCGGGCTTGAAGAAGATTCTGAATGAGGAGTTTTGA
- a CDS encoding uncharacterized protein (BUSCO:EOG092D1V62) — protein sequence MPRGGGGRRGGDSSAEPEAIHELGVRGRKTGAFLKDTGERDEHGMQPLDAIFSSPGDAEAHQDESGSEDMEISSSAGPGPRTVLKNRHSFQNATSSSPTRNPSAEKAARRLDFSGKAGNKAAAKTNGKPKAAAVNGVSRRLDDSESEELDDVMGKGENGAATDDVAEESMLMVDSAQPSPQKKRGKQAKEAPPSKPKAPKVATRAPARLPSEESEPEQEEPEEEEPEQEEPEEEPPSTKQKGRPAKQDQKSSSQPSKKRGPPRKSPREDTPEESREPSEEEEVEEEEEDAAPRKKQRTTTAKAGSSKPKPSSKGKAAAPARGNIVVPVSTGAKSKPKAEPKTKGRPGRKPKNAGAGGDEDGDVGETSFAALQRGPPMPKSRGLVSLRKDLDDTMTQTRSGRHSYRPVQYWRGEQVVREDEEQADMFAKDRFVLPSIKEIVRVPEEEARSRNTASKSKGRPKPKKPVVEEEYEEWEVSPGTMEGEIVIWETEHEEHPPADDEPVQVTDERIAISAKAVQTSEIRDATFRFAKTLTMPFMGAGVVDLPPGGEKRPKNSRKMHMVFFVHTGKVMVTINEVQFRISAGGMWFVPRGNYYSITNDYDNPSRVFFCQACEISPSQFEASQMSIGA from the exons ATGCCtagaggcggcggcgggcgaAGAGGCGGCGACTCCTCAGCTGAGCCCGAAGCTATCCATGAGCTTGGAGTTCGAGGCCG GAAAACAGGCGCTTTCTTGAAGGACACTGGCGAGCGCGATGAGCATGGCATGCAGCCTCTGGACGCCATTTTCTCGTCGCCGGGCGATGCAGAGGCTCATCAGGATGAGTCCGGGAGTGAGGATATGGAGATATCATCAA GTGCTGGGCCAGGGCCGCGAACAGTCCTCAAGAACCGGCACAGCTTCCA AAATGCGACATCATCTTCCCCGACGCGCAATCCGAGCGCCGAGAAAGCAGCTCGAAGGCTCGACTTTTCAGGGAAAGCAGGAAACAAAGCGGCGGCCAAGACGAACGGAAAGCCCAAGGCGGCTGCGGTCAATGGCGTTTCACGGCGACTAGACGATTCAGAGTCGGAAGAGTTGGACGACGTCATGGGCAAGGGCGAAAACGGCGCGGCTACTGACGATGTAGCTGAGGAGTCCATGTTGATGGTTGATTCAGCACAGCCATCACCACAGAAGAAGCGCGGTAAGCAAGCCAAGGAAGCTCCGCCATCGAAGCCCAAAGCGCCCAAAGTTGCCACGCGAGCTCCGGCGAGACTACCTTCAGAGGAATCAGAACCTGAACAAGAGGAgcccgaagaagaggagccaGAGCAGgaagagccagaagaggAGCCGCCTAGTACCAAACAAAAGGGCCGGCCAGCAAAGCAGGATCAGAAATCGTCGTCTCAGCCATCGAAGAAGCGAGGGCCGCCGCGAAAGTCCCCACGCGAAGATACCCCTGAAGAATCACGAGAGCCAtctgaagaggaggaagtggaagaggaggaagaggatgcgGCGCCgcggaagaagcagcgcaCAACAACCGCTAAAGCCGGTTCATCAAAGCCAAAACCTTCAAGTAAAGGCAAAGCCGCTGCTCCTGCTCGAGGGAACATCGTTGTACCAGTATCAACGGGGGCCAAGAGCAAGCCCAAAGCTGAGCCCAAGACCAAAGGCCGACCTGGACGAAAACCCAAGAATGCCGGCGCAGGTGGAgacgaagatggagatgttggggAGACTTCTtttgcggcgctgcagcgTGGGCCGCCTATGCCCAAATCTCGAGGCCTGGTATCTTTGCGCAAGGATCTGGACGATACAATGACGCAGACAAGATCCGGACGACACTCTTACCGGCCGGTCCAGTACTGGAGGGGCGAACAGGTGGTccgagaagatgaggagcagGCGGACATGTTTGCCAAGGACCGGTTCGTTTTACCGAGCATCAAAGAGATTGTCCGCGtgcctgaagaagaggcccGCAGTAGGAACACTGCTTCAAAGAGCAAAGGACGGCCCAAACCGAAGAAGCCCgtggtggaagaagaatatgaagaATGGGAGGTCAGTCCCGGCACCATGGAGGGCGAGATTGTAATATGGGAGACCGAACATGAGGAGCACCCCCCAGCAGACGATGAGCCTGTCCAAGTAACGGACGagcgcatcgccatctcggccaaagCGGTACAGACGTCGGAGATTCGTGATGCGACATTCCGGTTCGCAAAGACGTTGACGATGCCGTTCATGGGTGCTGGCGTGGTCGATCTGCCTCCAGGGGGAGAGAAGCGGCCCAAGAACTCGAGGAAGATGCACATGGTCTTTTTCGTGCATACCGGAAAGGTCATGGTGACGATCAACGAGGTGCAGTTTCGCATATCAGCGGGCGGTATGTGGTTTGTACCAAGAG GCAACTACTACAGCATTACGAATGACTACGACAACCCTAGTCGAGTATTCTTCTGCCAAGCCTGTGAAATATCACCCTCGCAGTTTGAAGCTTCACAAATGAGCATAGGAGCATGA
- a CDS encoding uncharacterized protein (BUSCO:EOG092D344A), whose product MEEDTAPAVAASSSPSGTFTPPSVSDHRDALLSGATFSHFSPIPPSLLPTDPSDPSSAPPCVLGVDEAGRGPVLGPMVYGIFFLPADISDPLLRDTHHFDDSKVLSAAVRSQLMETLCTPGSDLHESCGWATTALSARDIGANMLRPVPYNLNAQAMDATMDLIRAVYAKGVNIKEIYVDTIGPPASYQAKLQRVFPTAKVTVAKKADSLYACVSAASVCAKVSRDAALEKLFHARQVATAVANGEEVPVEEGTMEWGSGYPSDSKTSTWLRNNMHPLFGWGPECRFSWSTAKDLLEGKGNGVKVEWPADEDGETSRLTDFFASGGRGEAGE is encoded by the coding sequence ATGGAAGAGGACACCGCAcccgccgtcgccgcctcttcttccccctccGGCACCTTCACGCCGCCCTCCGTCTCCGACCACCGCGATGCCCTCCTCTCCGGCGCCACCTTCTCCCACTTCTCGCCCATCCCGCCGTCTCTCCTCCCAACCGACCCGTCCGACCCGTCCTCCGCCCCGCCCTGCGTCCTAGGCGTCGACGAAGCCGGCCGCGGCCCCGTGCTCGGCCCCATGGTCTacggcatcttcttcctgccgGCCGACATCTCGGATCCTCTCCTCCGGGACACGCACCACTTCGACGACTCCAAGGTCCTCTCGGCGGCGGTGCGGTCGCAGCTCATGGAGACGCTGTGCACGCCCGGGTCGGATCTGCACGAGTCCTGCGGCTGGGCCACGACGGCGCTGTCGGCGAGGGACATTGGCGCAAACATGCTGAGGCCGGTGCCGTACAACCTCAACGCCCAGGCCATGGACGCCACCATGGACCTCATCAGAGCTGTGTACGCAAAGGGCGTCAACATTAAAGAGATTTACGTCGACACCATCGGCCCTCCGGCCTCTTACCAGGCCAAACTCCAGCGCGTCTTCCCAACTGCCAAAGTCACCGTCGCCAAAAAGGCCGACAGTCTATATGCCTGCGTCAGTGCCGCTTCCGTCTGCGCAAAAGTCTCCCGCGACGCAGCTCTTGAGAAGCTATTCCACGCCCGTCAAGTCGCCACTGCTGTTGCCAACGGCGAAGAGGTTCCCGTCGAAGAAGGCACCATGGAATGGGGCTCGGGATACCCATCAGACTCCAAGACTTCAACGTGGCTGAGGAACAACATGCATCCTCTCTTTGGCTGGGGGCCCGAGTGCCGCTTTAGCTGGAGCACGGCCAAGGATTTGCTTGAGGGCAAGGGCAACGGTGTCAAGGTTGAGTGGCCGGctgacgaagatggcgaaaCGAGCAGACTGACGGATTTCTTTGCATCGGGGGggcgaggagaagcaggGGAGTGA